From Brassica oleracea var. oleracea cultivar TO1000 chromosome C3, BOL, whole genome shotgun sequence, a single genomic window includes:
- the LOC106330154 gene encoding proline-rich extensin-like protein EPR1, giving the protein MLSEPVIPPDHKRQAPSMLSEPVIPPDHTRHAPSILSEPVIPPDHKRYTSSILSEHVIPPVIPPDHKWHAPSILSEPVIPPDHTRHAPSILSKPVIPPDHKRFAPSILSEPVIPPDHKRFAPSILSEPVIPPDHKRFAPSILSEPVIPPDHKRFAPSILFEPVIPPDHKRPIL; this is encoded by the coding sequence ATGTTGTCTGAACCTGTTATACCTCCCGATCATAAAAGGCAGGCGCCATCGATGTTGTCTGAACCTGTTATACCTCCCGATCATACAAGGCATGCGCCATCGATATTGTCTGAACCTGTTATACCTCCGGATCATAAAAGGTATACGTCATCGATATTGTCTGAGCATGTTATACCTCCGGTTATACCTCCTGATCATAAATGGCATGCACCATCGATATTGTCTGAACCTGTTATACCTCCTGATCATACAAGGCATGCACCATCGATATTGTCTAAACCTGTTATACCTCCTGATCATAAAAGGTTTGCGCCATCGATATTGTCTGAACCTGTTATACCTCCCGATCATAAAAGGTTTGCGCCATCGATATTGTCTGAACCTGTTATACCTCCCGATCATAAAAGGTTTGCACCATCGATATTGTCTGAACCTGTTATACCTCCCGATCATAAAAGATTTGCGCCATCGATATTGTTTGAGCCTGTTATACCACCCGATCATAAAAGGCCAATTTTGTAA
- the LOC106329278 gene encoding sterol 3-beta-glucosyltransferase UGT80A2-like has translation MPETSPANLDRVASSSSSSSSSDRASVKIEEIEDGGGGGGGSSVVNGSQEAESLPETTAASIVENALAESSGGGNKSFSRQWSVPMDRSSSNDRAESSSSPSSLSSKPKLHKSKTERHRKVTHILAEDAAKIFDDRISAGKKLKLLNRIANVKHDGTVEFEVPADSIPQSIPLDREENSKNGDESIDGVDFQYVPPMQIVMLIVGTRGDVQPFVAIAKRLQDYGHRVRLATHANFKEFVLTAGLEFYPLGGDPKVLAEYMVKNKGFLPSGPSEIPIQRNQMKDIIYSLLPACKEPDPDSGIAFKADAIIANPPAYGHTHVAEALKIPIHVFFTMPWTPTSEFPHPLSRVKQPAGYRLSYQIVDSLIWLGIRDMVNDLRKKKLKLRPVTYLSGTQSSGSNVPHGYMWSPHLVPKPKDWGPQIDVVGFCFLDLASNYEPPAELVEWLEAGDKPIYIGFGSLPVQEPEVMTEIIVEALQRTKQRGIINKGWGGLGNLKEPKDFVYLLDNVPHDWLFPRCKAVVHHGGAGTTAAGLKAACPTTIVPFFGDQPFWGERVHDRGVGPPPIPVDEFSLHKLEDAINFMLDDKVKSSAETLAKAMKDEDGVAGAVKAFFKHLPSTKQDLQESIPEPSGFLSLRQCFGCS, from the exons ATGCCGGAAACATCGCCGGCTAATCTTGACAGGGTTGCTTCCTCTTCCTCCTCTTCTTCAAGCTCCGACCGTGCTTCCGTGAAAATCGAGGAAATTGAAGACGGTGGTGGTGGTGGTGGTGGTAGTAGCGTCGTCAATGGCTCTCAAGAAGCGGAGAGCCTACCGGAAACGACTGCAGCCTCCATTGTCGAAAACGCTTTGGCTGAATCTTCAG GTGGTGGCAATAAAAGCTTTTCTCGACAATGGTCAGTGCCGATGGACAGATCCTCAAGCAATGATAGAGCTGAATCATCATCGTCACCATCATCATTATCCTCAAAGCCTAAGTTACACAAGTCAAAGACCGAGAGGCACCGCAAAGTTACTCACATTCTTGCCGAGGACGCCGCCAAGATATTCGACGACAGAATCTCTGCTGGGAAGAAGCTAAAGTTGCTGAACCGTATAGCTAATGTGAAACATGACGGAACAGTCGAGTTTGAAGTTCCAGCAGATTCCATCCCACAATCTATTCCTTTAGACCGTGAAGAAAATTCCAAAAACGGTGATGAGTCTATCGATGGAGTAGACTTTCAGTACGTTCCTCCTATGCAGATTGTGATGCTAATCGTCGGTACGCGCGGAGACGTTCAGCCTTTTGTTGCAATAGCCAAACGCCTTCAGGACTATGGACATAGAGTTAGACTTGCAACCCACGCAAACTTCAAAGAGTTTGTTTTGACTGCTGGATTGGAGTTTTATCCTTTAGGTGGAGATCCAAAAGTGCTAGCTGAGT ATATGGTTAAGAACAAGGGCTTTTTACCATCAGGTCCTTCAGAGATTCCAATCCAACGGAATCAAATGAAAGACATCATATACTCTCTACTTCCAGCATGTAAAGAACCTGATCCAGATTCTGGGATTGCCTTTAAAGCTGATGCTATTATCGCCAATCCTCCAGCTTATG GACATACACATGTGGCAGAAGCTCTGAAGATACCTATTCACGTATTCTTCACCATGCCATGGAC GCCAACCAGTGAGTTTCCACACCCTTTGTCACGTGTCAAACAACCAGCAGGATACAGA CTCTCGTATCAAATCGTCGATTCATTGATCTGGCTTGGGATAAGAGACATGGTGAATGACCTAAGGAAAAAGAAACTGAAGCTAAGGCCTGTTACTTATCTAAGTGGAACACAAAGCTCTGGCTCTAACGTTCCACATGGATACATGTGGAGTCCTCATCTAGTCCCAAAGCCTAAAG ACTGGGGTCCACAGATCGATGTAGTGGGGTTTTGCTTCCTTGATCTTGCATCAAACTATGAACCTCCTGCAGAGCTTGTGGAGTGGCTAGAAGCTGGTGATAAACCTATTTATATAGGCTTTGGTAGTCTG CCTGTCCAAGAACCAGAGGTAATGACTGAGATCATTGTGGAAGCACTTCAAAGAACTAAACAGAGAGGAATCATTAACAAAGGCTGGGGTGGCCTTGGAAACT TGAAAGAACCCAAAGACTTTGTCTACTTGTTGGATAACGTCCCACATGACTGGTTATTCCCTAGATGCAAGGCAGTG GTTCATCATGGTGGTGCTGGAACAACGGCTGCAGGTCTTAAAGCAGCG TGCCCAACTACAATAGTGCCTTTCTTTGGAGACCAACCTTTTTGGGGAGAACGAGTGCATGATAGAGGAGTAGGACCTCCACCAATCCCAGTGGACGAGTTCTCACTTCATAAGCTTGAAGATGCCATAAATTTCATGCTCGACGATAAG GTGAAGAGCAGTGCGGAGACTCTAGCAAAGGCGATGAAGGACGAGGATGGTGTGGCTGGAGCTGTGAAGGCCTTCTTCAAACATCTTCCGAGTACAAAACAGGATCTTCAGGAATCGATCCCTGAGCCATCTGGATTTCTCTCTTTGAGACAATGCTTTGGCTGTTCTTAA
- the LOC106333067 gene encoding TATA-binding protein-associated factor 2N → MERYSRVEKPKQGSPINENEIRITSVGLIRNYISYAITLLHEKGAEDIVLKAMGQAISKTVAISEILKSKVPGLHQDVNISSMSITDVFEPIEEGLLPVEVIRHVSMISITLSLSELNQDSPGYQAPAQIDQSKPQYQPNRTSQARLPYNAYGEDLYGRGRGGGRGRGGYGNYKGGYQGKYNQGNYQEDFQENYGGYSNWSRGRGLGRSYGYRGAGYGGGRDSGYGGGRDSGYGGARDSGYGGGRGSYGGRRDGGYGGGRDQGYGGGRDQGYGGGRGDGFGGRRGGFRGGNRGDRYVGGRDDGYGGGRGGYGRYEDRGDGYGGGQGDMYKGGRGVYGGGRGYGRGRGRMGNGGRSRGGASNQNQA, encoded by the exons ATGGAGAGATACAGTAGAGTGGAGAAACCGAAGCAAGGTTCTCCGATTAACGAGAACGAGATCCGTATCACCAGCGTTGGACTTATCCGAAACTACATCAGCTATGCCATCACTCTCCTTCAT GAGAAAGGTGCGGAGGACATTGTGTTGAAGGCAATGGGGCAAGCGATCAGCAAGACGGTGGCTATCTCTGAGATACTCAAA AGTAAAGTTCCAGGCTTGCATCAAGATGTTAATATCAGTTCTATGAGCATTACTGATGTGTTTGAGCCTATTGAGGAAGGTCTTCTGCC GGTGGAGGTGATACGACATGTTTCCATGATTTCAATCACATTGTCTTTGAGTGAGCTTAATCAAGACTCTCCTGG GTACCAAGCTCCAGCACAGATAGATCAATCTAAGCCTCAATATCAGCCCAATCGAACCAGTCAAGCCCGTCTTCCTTACAATGCTTATGGTGAAG ATTTGTATGGTCGTGGGAGGGGAGGAGGCAGGGGAAGAGGTGGATATGGAAACTACAAAGGGGGTTATCAAGGGAAGTACAACCAAGGGAACTATCAAGAAGATTTTCAAG AAAATTATGGCGGGTATTCAAACTGGAGCAGAGGCCGTGGTCTTGGACGGAGCTATGGCTATCGTG GTGCTGGATATGGTGGTGGCAGAGATAGTGGTTATGGTGGTGGCAGAGATAGTGGTTATGGTGGTGCCAGAGATAGTGGGTATGGTGGTGGCAGAGGCAGTTATGGTGGTCGCAGAGATGGCGGATACGGTGGAGGCAGAGACCAGGGATATGGTGGAGGCAGAGACCAGGGATACGGCGGAGGCAGAGGAGACGGATTTGGAGGAAGAAGAGGCGGGTTCCGAGGTGGCAATAGAGGTGACCGTTATGTTGGAGGCAGAGATGATGGATATGGTGGAGGCAGAGGTGGATATGGTAGATACGAAGACCGAGGTGATGGATATGGAGGAGGCCAAGGCGACATGTATAAGGGAGGTCGAGGCGTATATGGTGGAGGGAGAGGCTATGGCCGTGGACGTGGAAGAATGGGTAATGGTGGTCGTTCAAGGGGTGGTGCTAGTAACCAAAACCAAGCCTAA
- the LOC106335826 gene encoding uncharacterized protein LOC106335826, whose product MDLETENRIASVLLREAAELRRQAERDGVRAYLEKPNVRHRPNSRFLTATVLGVQQSNRAVETNEMWKAREKEIELENERRKRKSREESSSSSSSRMKRSSSFSKRSLDKRCSSSNDEKKFTHPLDDEDEGLGDDEIESFLQSRNKRGRGSIGPRMDETGPYLPAEKVDELQSSDTRERKVVLGPERPPSLRLHSDDKEPGRRIKKDSTKKLSKKDKKTEKKRKRDKH is encoded by the exons ATGGATCTGGAGACTGAAAATCGAATAGCTTCGGTTCTGTTAAGAGAAGCAGCAGAGTTGAGGAGACAAGCTGAAAGAGATGGCGTCCGAGCTTATCTTGAGAAGCCTAATGTAAGGCATCGTCCTAACTCGAGGTTTCTCACAGCAACCGTCCTCGGTGTTCAACAAT CAAACAGAGCGGTGGAGACCAATGAGATGTGGAAGGCTCGGGAGAAAGAGATTGAGCTAGAGAACGAGAGACGCAAAAGAAAATCAAGAGAGGAAAGCAGCAGCAGCAGTAGTAGCCGAATGAAGCGGAGTAGTAGCTTCTCTAAAAGGAGTTTGGATAAGAGATGTAGTTCCAGTAATGATGAGAAAAAGTTCACTCATCCATTGGACGATGAGGATGAAGGTTTAGGAGATGATGAGATTGAGTCTTTTCTCCAGTCACG AAACAAACGTGGGAGAGGCTCTATTGGTCCTAGGATGGATGAAACTGGCCCTTATCTTCCAGCCGAGAAGGTTGATGAGTTGCAAAGTTCTGATACAAGGGAACGGAAGGTAGTCTTGGGTCCAGAGAGACCACCTTCACTGAGACTGCATTCAGATGACAAGGAGCCTGGTCGGAGAATTAAAAAGGACTCTACGAAGAAGCTTAGTAAGAAAGACAAGAAGACAGAGAAGAAGAGAAAACGTGACAAACACTAG